A stretch of Acidobacteriota bacterium DNA encodes these proteins:
- a CDS encoding IS982 family transposase, which produces PTNFMVNLIAGLIAYTFQEKKPSLNLRPDLVGNLPAVAF; this is translated from the coding sequence CCCAACCAATTTTATGGTCAATCTCATCGCTGGATTGATTGCCTATACCTTTCAAGAAAAGAAGCCATCTCTCAATCTTCGTCCCGATCTGGTGGGGAATTTACCAGCGGTTGCCTTCTAA